The Erpetoichthys calabaricus chromosome 5, fErpCal1.3, whole genome shotgun sequence genome has a segment encoding these proteins:
- the uchl1 gene encoding ubiquitin carboxyl-terminal hydrolase isozyme L1: protein MAWNAMEINPEMLSQVLCKWGVASSWRVVDVVGFDDEALSAVPKPCCAVMLLLPLTEQHESFRKKQSEELGGKAVPGVYFLKQTIVNSCATVGLLHAVANNQDNLEFVEGSVIKKFLDKTSGMSPDEGAKHLQENKDIRAVHDEVAATGQCRVEDDKLNFHLITFAKVNNQLYELDGRMNCPVNQGNTEDGSFIKDVAKICKQFTEREKGEVRFSAVALIKC from the exons ATGGCGTGGAATGCAATGGAAATTAACCCAgag aTGCTGAGCCAA gtgCTATGTAAATGGGGCGTCGCCTCCTCTTGGCGCGTGGTCGATGTGGTTGGCTTCGATGACGAAGCGCTATCTGCTGTGCCAAAGCCCTGCTGCGCAGTGATGCTGCTGCTCCCGCTCACTGAACAG CATGAGAGTTTCAGAAAAAAGCAGTCTGAGGAATTGGGTGGGAAGGCAGTACCTGGTGTCTATTTTCTAAAGCAAACCATTGTCAACTCTTGTGCAACTGTTGGGCTTCTCCATGCAGTTGCAAATAATCAAGACAACCTTGAATTTG tggAAGGATCTGTAATAAAGAAGTTCCTTGATAAAACATCAGGCATGTCTCCAGATGAGGGAGCCAAGCACCTTCAGGAAAATAAG GATATACGTGCTGTCCATGATGAAGTGGCAGCTACTGGCCAGTGTCGg GTTGAAGATGATAAGCTGAATTTCCACTTAATTACTTTTGCCAAAGTTAACAACCAACTGTATGAGCTAG atggaagaatgaATTGTCCAGTTAATCAAGGAAACACTGAAGATGGCTCTTTCATCAAG gatGTAGCCAAAATTTGCAAGCAGTTCACAGAACGAGAAAAAGGAGAAGTTCGTTTTTCTGCTGTGGCTTtgatcaaatgttaa